Proteins from a genomic interval of Thermodesulfobacteriota bacterium:
- the dsrA gene encoding dissimilatory-type sulfite reductase subunit alpha, with amino-acid sequence MAKFKTPFLDELEKGPWPSFVTDIKRQAKTKPELEDLLGQVELSYKDKETHWKHGGIVGVFGYGGGVIGRYSDMPKEFPGVAHFHTVRVNQPSGLYYSTKYLGQLMEIWERRGSGLTNMHGSTGDMVLLGTTTDQLEEIFWELTHDLNTDLGGSGSNLRTPSCCLGMSRCEWACFDTQAACHHMTNHYQDELHRPAFPYKFKFKFSGCPNDCVAAIARSDMAFIGTWRDDIRIDQVAVGAYVNGELKPNAGAHSGRDWGKFDIVKEVINLCPSKCMSWDGKALKINNKECVRCMHCINVMPRALRPGLDKGCSILCGAKAPILEGQRLATLIVPFIKMEPPYEEVKGLIEKVWDWWMEHGKNRERLGELIGRVGMREFLKAIEVKAIPQMVKEPRSNPYIFWEESAVPGGWTRDLAAFRKKHPL; translated from the coding sequence ATGGCCAAATTTAAAACTCCGTTTTTAGATGAACTGGAAAAGGGGCCGTGGCCGAGTTTTGTTACGGATATAAAGCGCCAGGCCAAGACCAAACCCGAGCTTGAGGACCTCCTCGGGCAAGTTGAACTTTCGTACAAGGACAAGGAAACCCACTGGAAGCACGGCGGTATCGTGGGTGTCTTCGGTTACGGCGGGGGCGTCATCGGCAGATACTCCGACATGCCCAAGGAATTCCCGGGGGTTGCGCATTTTCACACTGTCCGCGTCAACCAGCCCTCCGGTCTGTATTATTCTACCAAGTATTTGGGGCAGCTCATGGAAATTTGGGAGAGACGCGGGAGTGGGTTAACCAATATGCACGGTTCCACCGGTGATATGGTCCTTTTGGGGACAACCACAGATCAATTAGAAGAGATCTTCTGGGAATTGACCCATGATCTTAATACCGACTTGGGAGGTTCAGGTTCGAACCTGCGCACACCGTCCTGCTGTCTGGGGATGTCCCGCTGTGAGTGGGCCTGTTTTGATACCCAGGCCGCTTGCCATCATATGACCAATCACTATCAGGACGAGCTGCACCGGCCGGCTTTCCCCTACAAGTTCAAATTTAAGTTTTCCGGTTGTCCCAATGACTGCGTGGCCGCCATTGCCCGCTCTGACATGGCCTTTATCGGCACCTGGCGGGATGATATCCGGATCGATCAGGTAGCCGTTGGCGCTTATGTAAATGGTGAGCTTAAGCCGAATGCCGGCGCCCACTCAGGCCGTGACTGGGGTAAGTTTGACATCGTAAAAGAGGTGATTAATCTCTGCCCGTCCAAATGTATGAGCTGGGACGGCAAGGCGCTCAAGATCAATAACAAAGAATGTGTGCGCTGTATGCACTGCATCAACGTCATGCCCAGGGCACTGCGCCCGGGTCTGGATAAAGGCTGTAGCATACTCTGCGGCGCCAAGGCCCCGATTCTTGAGGGTCAGCGGTTGGCTACCCTGATCGTCCCCTTCATAAAGATGGAGCCGCCCTATGAGGAAGTCAAGGGACTCATTGAGAAGGTCTGGGATTGGTGGATGGAACACGGCAAGAACCGTGAACGTCTGGGCGAGCTTATCGGCCGAGTGGGTATGCGGGAATTCCTTAAGGCGATCGAGGTCAAGGCTATTCCACAGATGGTAAAAGAACCGCGCTCGAATCCCTATATCTTCTGGGAAGAGTCAGCTGTGCCCGGCGGTTGGACGCGGGATCTCGCCGCATTCAGAAAGAAACATCCTCTATGA
- a CDS encoding AsnC family transcriptional regulator, with translation MDSFDRNLLNILQRSFPLTSEPYAAVASALHSRESDVISRIAGLKEEGIIRQISAIFDPPAVGYQTCLVAMAVDEDRVEQAAQVINRERGVSHNYLRENEFNMWFTIAVPPGADLQSEVGRLGAAAAARKTLTLPAMKLYKIAVVMDMEGENSEEEGGKISEMDGEARTFTPALPESEDIHIIRCTQEDLPLIRQPFLAWAGSLSLEEGYLIDWIKSRLEKGIIRRFAALLRHRKAGFLANAMVGWECPLDIIDRQGRILAAQPEVTHCYYRVPAPGWPYNLYAMVHARDRARCDRVIERLITTSGLNTFKVLYSVREIKKERLKLFWDEPLNMHSE, from the coding sequence TTGGACTCTTTTGATCGTAATCTTTTGAATATCCTGCAGCGCAGTTTTCCCCTCACCTCAGAGCCTTACGCGGCAGTAGCCTCGGCGCTTCATTCCAGAGAGAGTGACGTTATCAGCAGGATAGCCGGTTTGAAAGAAGAGGGTATCATCCGCCAGATCAGCGCTATCTTTGACCCCCCGGCCGTGGGTTATCAGACCTGCCTGGTGGCTATGGCGGTTGACGAAGACCGGGTAGAGCAGGCCGCTCAGGTCATCAACCGGGAACGGGGCGTAAGCCATAACTACCTGCGCGAAAATGAATTTAATATGTGGTTCACCATAGCCGTGCCTCCCGGGGCCGACCTGCAATCTGAGGTCGGGAGGCTGGGGGCTGCTGCCGCTGCACGGAAGACCTTGACCCTTCCGGCGATGAAACTTTATAAGATCGCCGTGGTGATGGATATGGAAGGGGAGAATTCAGAGGAAGAAGGCGGAAAAATAAGTGAAATGGATGGAGAGGCGCGCACTTTCACACCAGCTCTTCCTGAGTCAGAAGATATTCACATCATACGATGCACACAGGAAGACCTCCCTTTGATAAGGCAACCGTTTCTGGCTTGGGCCGGGAGTCTGTCGCTGGAAGAGGGCTATTTAATCGATTGGATCAAGTCACGCTTGGAAAAGGGAATTATCCGGCGCTTTGCCGCCCTTCTCAGACACCGCAAGGCAGGATTTTTAGCCAATGCCATGGTGGGCTGGGAGTGTCCATTAGATATAATAGACCGCCAGGGACGAATCCTGGCGGCCCAACCTGAAGTCACGCATTGCTACTACCGTGTGCCCGCGCCTGGTTGGCCCTATAATCTGTATGCCATGGTACATGCCAGAGATAGAGCGAGATGTGACCGGGTGATAGAGCGACTTATCACGACGAGTGGCTTGAATACGTTCAAGGTCTTATATAGCGTTCGGGAGATCAAGAAGGAACGGCTTAAGCTCTTCTGGGATGAGCCGCTGAACATGCATAGCGAGTGA
- a CDS encoding PilZ domain-containing protein gives MEKRKRTRVDFSIKVEIARLGGEFKCMDLRDLSLRGLYAYTRKPFNIGEDCDIRIGLIESHDEAVIGLKGVVVRRDDKGMGIQFTEIDADGFQHLRNIMYYNTGDPEKIDNELTLPSFKP, from the coding sequence ATGGAGAAAAGAAAGAGAACAAGGGTTGACTTTTCAATAAAGGTGGAAATAGCCCGACTCGGTGGCGAATTTAAGTGTATGGATTTGAGGGACTTAAGTCTGAGGGGCCTGTATGCCTATACCCGGAAACCCTTTAATATAGGTGAAGACTGCGATATCCGGATCGGCCTTATCGAGAGTCATGATGAGGCCGTCATAGGTTTAAAAGGAGTAGTGGTACGCAGAGACGATAAGGGTATGGGTATTCAATTTACGGAGATAGATGCAGACGGATTTCAGCACTTAAGAAATATAATGTACTATAATACGGGTGACCCGGAAAAAATAGATAACGAACTGACCCTGCCTTCTTTTAAGCCCTGA